AGATTATTACATTGATATTGTAATTGGTGAGGGACAAACTACGCATGCAGTGCATATGCCATTGCCACCATTTACTTTAGTGGGAGCAACGACTTTGGCAGGACAGTTATCGGCTCCGCTGCGTGATCGCTTTGGAATCATGGCACACTTAGAATACTATCAACTGCCAGAACTTGAAGAAATTATTCAGCGGTCGAGTAAGGTATTTAAGATTGAAATTGCGCCGCAGGCAGCTCATGAGCTGGCACGTCGCTCGCGAGGAACGCCGCGGGTTGCTAATCGCTTATTGCGACGGGTGCGGGATTTTGCCCAAGTTAAAGGTGAAAAGGTGATTTCTTTTGAAACTACTAAGGCATCTTTAGAGCAATTACAAGTTGATAATGAAGGACTTGATCAAACTGATCGAAAGTTATTACGGGTAATGATTGAAAACTATCATGGCGGGCCAGTTGGTGTGCGTACTTTGGCAGCTAATGCAGGTGAAGATGTGGAAACTATTGAATCACTTTATGAGCCATACTTATTGCAGAATGGCTTTATTATCATGACACCACGTGGCCGGATGGTCACTGATAAGGCTTATTTACAATTAGGGCTACCAATTCCGGGTTAGCCGTGCAATTGTTGCTATTTTTTTGTATAATTAGATAGTTGATCTTGTTCGAATATTTTGAATATGAGGTGTAGAATTGAATACTTTATTTTTAGCAAAAGCTAGTGGCGGTATGGGCAGCATGTGGTCAATAATTCTTTTAGTAGTGTTATTTGCCCTGATGTACTTCACGATGATTAAACCGCAGAAAAAGCAACAACAGAAAAAAGCAGAAATGATGAATCAATTGAAAAAAGGTGACGATGTTATCTTGATTGATGGCTTGCATGCTAAGATTGATTCCGTTAATACTAAGGATAAGACAGTGGTTGTTGATGCTGATGGTATTTACCTGACTTTCAGCCGGATGGCCGTGCAACAGATTGTTTCAAGCGATACTACTGATCCGGCTGCTATTCCAGCAAATGAAGCCAAGCAAGAAGAGCAAGCTGAAACTGCAGCAAATGAATCAACTGAAGAACAAGCACAAACTCCTGATAAGCCTGCAGATCAAGCTGAACAAGACAAGCCAAGTGCTGAATAATTAACTTTTTAAAAAAGTACCTATTGGTGCTTTTTTATTTTGCCTTAATTTTCTATTGCAATTTTAATCATGTGACTTATACTGAAGATATTATTTTTAAGATAAGGTGGTAACTATGAAAAATACAATTTTAAACACAAATTTAACCAAGCAAACGAGTAATTCTGCTAATCTGGCAAATAGAAAATAACTTTAAATTAGAGTAATTTCTTAATTTCTAGCATGGCAGAATACTCATTAACTAATGAATGGAGTAAAAGTCATGTTAATTGAGATGGAGAATCTCACTCGTTTTTATCAAAAAAAGCAGTCAGCTAGCTTATGGAAGCAGCATTCGCAAAAAATTGCTGCTGTTCAAAATATTTCATTAAAGCTTAATTCTGGGGAGCGTATTGGTCTAGTTGGCTTAAATGGCTCAGGAAAGTCAACTTTAATTAAACTGATTCTGGGAATTTTGCAGCCTTCACAAGGCAAAATAAGCACTTTTGGACTAGATCCAGTAAAAAATCGACAGAGGAATGCTTTAAAGATTGGTATAGTTTTCGGTCAGAGAAGTCAATTAAGATGGGATTTGCCAGCAAGCGATACATTTAAGCTGAACCAAGAGATTTATCAGATACCTGAAGCAAAATTTCAAGAGCAATTAACGTTGTTAACTACTTTGCTTGATGCTAAAGAGATTGTTAATCAGCCAGTCAGAACCTTGAGCTTGGGTCAGAGAATGAAGGCGGAGTTTATTGCGGCTTTGATTCATGATCCTGAGCTAATTATTCTAGATGAGCCTACAATTGGTTTGGATATAATCTCTAAAAAGCGTATTATCCAATTTTTAAACGGCTTAAAGAAAAAAACGATTATTTTTACTTCCCATGATTTAACTGAAGTCGAAAGTGTCTGTAATCGAGCAATAATTCTTAGTCATGGGAAGGTAATAGTTGATAACAGCATGCAGGAAATTAGGCAACTTGATCTA
This DNA window, taken from Lactobacillus sp. ESL0684, encodes the following:
- a CDS encoding ATP-binding cassette domain-containing protein gives rise to the protein MNGVKVMLIEMENLTRFYQKKQSASLWKQHSQKIAAVQNISLKLNSGERIGLVGLNGSGKSTLIKLILGILQPSQGKISTFGLDPVKNRQRNALKIGIVFGQRSQLRWDLPASDTFKLNQEIYQIPEAKFQEQLTLLTTLLDAKEIVNQPVRTLSLGQRMKAEFIAALIHDPELIILDEPTIGLDIISKKRIIQFLNGLKKKTIIFTSHDLTEVESVCNRAIILSHGKVIVDNSMQEIRQLDLPVTIRFTCADPKLDLPNLVRLPSGEYEISAVKRSNVSYLLKQITDNYAVEQVTIENRKLEYLLEQTNFQAGAADEN
- the yajC gene encoding preprotein translocase subunit YajC encodes the protein MNTLFLAKASGGMGSMWSIILLVVLFALMYFTMIKPQKKQQQKKAEMMNQLKKGDDVILIDGLHAKIDSVNTKDKTVVVDADGIYLTFSRMAVQQIVSSDTTDPAAIPANEAKQEEQAETAANESTEEQAQTPDKPADQAEQDKPSAE
- the ruvB gene encoding Holliday junction branch migration DNA helicase RuvB, producing the protein MTDKEEPIVSGESQGDLETASEMSLRPQTLKDYLGQAAVKKELAVYIEAAKKRDEALDHVLLYGPPGLGKTTLAFVIANELGVNLKSTSGPAIEKAGDLVALLTELEPGDVLFIDEIHRLSKPIEEVLYSAMEDYYIDIVIGEGQTTHAVHMPLPPFTLVGATTLAGQLSAPLRDRFGIMAHLEYYQLPELEEIIQRSSKVFKIEIAPQAAHELARRSRGTPRVANRLLRRVRDFAQVKGEKVISFETTKASLEQLQVDNEGLDQTDRKLLRVMIENYHGGPVGVRTLAANAGEDVETIESLYEPYLLQNGFIIMTPRGRMVTDKAYLQLGLPIPG